From Pseudoleptotrichia goodfellowii, a single genomic window includes:
- the guaB gene encoding IMP dehydrogenase gives MSQKSKVIMDGLTFDDVLLIPQASEVLPHEVSLKTKVTKKLELNIPVMSAAMDTVTESQLAIAIAREGGIGFIHKNMTIERQADEVEKVKRYESGMITNPITLEEHSILQEANDLMKSYKISGLPVIDKKGNLKGIITNRDLKYREDLTIKVEEVMTKKNLITAPVGTTLDEAKSILLEHRIEKLPIVQGKKLKGLITIKDIDNKINYPNACKDAHGRLRVGAAVGIGNDTLKRVEALVEAGVDIITVDSAHGHSKGVIKKIKEIRKAFPDLNLIGGNIVTKEAALDLIKAGVNAVKVGVGPGSICTTRVVSGVGVPQITAILEIAEVCEKKSIGLIADGGIKLSGDIVKAIAAGADCVMLGGLLAGTNEAPGEEIIYNGRKFKTYAGMGSLAAMKRGSSDRYFQLESATEKLVPEGIESMVPFKGALKDTIYQLCGGLRSGMGYCGTPTIEKLKSDGKFVKITNAGLKESHPHDVIITKEAPNYNASN, from the coding sequence ATGAGTCAGAAATCTAAAGTAATAATGGACGGATTAACTTTTGATGATGTTTTGCTTATTCCGCAGGCATCGGAAGTATTACCTCATGAAGTTTCTTTAAAAACAAAAGTTACAAAAAAGCTGGAATTAAACATTCCCGTTATGAGTGCGGCGATGGATACGGTTACGGAATCGCAACTTGCCATTGCTATTGCAAGAGAAGGAGGAATCGGCTTTATTCATAAGAATATGACAATAGAAAGACAAGCCGATGAAGTGGAAAAAGTAAAAAGATATGAAAGCGGAATGATAACAAACCCGATTACTTTAGAGGAACATTCGATATTACAGGAAGCAAATGATTTAATGAAAAGTTATAAAATATCGGGATTGCCGGTTATAGACAAGAAGGGGAATTTGAAAGGGATTATTACTAACAGAGATTTAAAATATAGAGAAGATTTGACAATAAAAGTAGAAGAAGTAATGACAAAAAAAAATCTTATCACTGCACCTGTAGGAACTACACTTGATGAAGCGAAATCTATTTTACTTGAACACAGAATAGAAAAATTACCGATTGTTCAGGGAAAAAAGCTCAAAGGTCTGATAACAATAAAAGATATCGACAATAAAATTAATTATCCCAATGCGTGTAAAGATGCTCACGGAAGGTTGAGAGTAGGAGCTGCTGTCGGGATAGGAAATGATACTTTGAAAAGAGTGGAGGCTCTTGTAGAAGCCGGAGTAGATATAATCACTGTAGATTCGGCACATGGACATTCCAAAGGGGTTATTAAAAAGATAAAAGAAATAAGAAAAGCATTTCCCGATTTGAATTTGATCGGGGGAAATATTGTAACTAAAGAAGCGGCTCTTGATCTTATAAAAGCCGGAGTAAATGCTGTAAAAGTGGGAGTAGGACCGGGATCTATATGTACTACAAGAGTAGTTTCAGGAGTAGGAGTACCTCAAATTACTGCAATTCTTGAAATAGCAGAAGTTTGTGAGAAAAAATCGATAGGACTTATAGCCGACGGAGGAATAAAATTATCGGGAGATATAGTAAAAGCCATAGCTGCAGGAGCAGACTGTGTAATGTTGGGAGGACTTCTTGCAGGAACAAACGAAGCACCGGGAGAAGAAATCATATACAACGGAAGAAAATTCAAAACGTATGCGGGAATGGGCTCGCTGGCTGCAATGAAAAGAGGAAGCAGCGACAGATATTTTCAGTTGGAATCTGCAACGGAAAAACTGGTTCCCGAAGGAATCGAGTCGATGGTGCCTTTTAAAGGAGCATTGAAAGATACGATTTATCAGTTGTGCGGAGGACTCAGATCGGGAATGGGATATTGCGGTACACCGACAATAGAAAAATTGAAATCTGACGGGAAATTTGTGAAAATAACAAATGCAGGACTTAAAGAAAGTCATCCTCATGATGTTATAATTACAAAAGAAGCTCCTAATTACAATGCTTCAAATTAA
- a CDS encoding B3/B4 domain-containing protein yields MSKFIVNESFWNIFPEANIGVLLLENIDNSKESSENIVKLLEESNKEAKKHLTEDQLSKNPVIAIWREAYQKFKTKKGVRCSIEALLKRVEKGSGVSTINPLVDIYNVASLKYGLPVGAEDIETFEGDLVLGVTEGNDEFYALGDEENSPTLEGEICYKDDKGAVCRCFNWRDGQRTMITEKTRKAFVVIEYVNGEKNEDIEKALEMIAEYTEKELGAKKVSLKILNKNEDRINLI; encoded by the coding sequence ATGAGTAAATTTATAGTAAATGAGTCTTTTTGGAATATTTTTCCTGAAGCTAATATAGGAGTGTTATTACTTGAAAATATTGATAATTCAAAAGAATCTTCTGAAAATATTGTAAAACTTTTGGAGGAAAGTAACAAAGAAGCAAAAAAGCACCTTACAGAAGATCAGCTGAGCAAAAATCCTGTTATTGCCATATGGAGAGAAGCTTATCAAAAATTTAAAACAAAAAAAGGTGTTCGTTGCAGTATAGAGGCATTGTTAAAAAGAGTGGAAAAAGGATCGGGAGTTTCAACAATTAATCCTCTGGTGGATATTTATAATGTTGCTTCTTTGAAATACGGACTTCCTGTGGGTGCCGAAGATATAGAAACTTTTGAAGGAGATCTTGTTCTTGGAGTAACCGAAGGAAATGACGAGTTTTATGCTTTGGGAGATGAGGAAAATTCGCCGACTCTTGAAGGAGAAATTTGCTATAAAGATGATAAAGGTGCAGTTTGCCGTTGTTTTAACTGGAGAGACGGTCAAAGAACCATGATTACAGAAAAAACCCGAAAAGCTTTTGTAGTAATAGAATATGTAAACGGAGAGAAAAACGAAGATATTGAGAAGGCACTCGAAATGATAGCGGAGTATACTGAAAAAGAGTTGGGAGCCAAAAAAGTTTCCTTGAAAATATTGAATAAAAATGAAGACAGAATAAATTTAATTTAA